Proteins found in one bacterium genomic segment:
- a CDS encoding alpha-L-fucosidase — protein MSEVETTAAAAQHAVLGLDNSAKTSRHTQHPEAQWFPRAGLGLFVHMGIASVHGNLDLSWGMIANTPWDAAAKGANKVTPEEYWRLADRYNPTAYDPDKWLAAAAKAGFKYAVLTAMHHDGYTLWPSGHGDFGVQSHLAGRDLVGPFVEACRRHGLKVGLYLSPPDWYFDRQVMSFNYYTASMDPGKPRPNAAGHPWFDQRHQPIAPPLRTPAHEARLRAMFHGRVEELLTRYGRIDLLWFDGGTHDNTIRDRARELQPHIVINSRSCDGDYDCTECALPTQRFTGWFETCHCWQASGIPNQAGTGTVDVWGYLKAEQYKSTAWMIDTLVRLRQWGGNLLINVSPRPDGELPEVVYQRLAETAEWMCHNPKAVIGTEVLLTSDSTEPVKESPL, from the coding sequence ATGTCTGAAGTTGAAACTACCGCCGCAGCTGCCCAGCATGCGGTCTTGGGATTGGATAATTCCGCCAAGACGTCCCGGCATACCCAGCATCCCGAGGCCCAGTGGTTCCCCCGCGCCGGCCTGGGACTCTTTGTACACATGGGTATCGCCAGTGTGCATGGCAACCTGGATCTCTCCTGGGGCATGATCGCCAACACCCCCTGGGATGCGGCTGCCAAGGGAGCCAACAAGGTGACGCCCGAGGAATACTGGCGCCTGGCGGACCGGTATAACCCCACGGCCTACGACCCGGATAAGTGGCTCGCCGCAGCGGCCAAGGCCGGCTTCAAGTACGCGGTGCTCACGGCCATGCACCATGACGGCTATACCCTCTGGCCCAGCGGGCATGGCGATTTTGGCGTGCAGAGCCATCTGGCCGGCCGCGATCTGGTAGGGCCGTTTGTCGAAGCCTGCCGCCGTCATGGACTGAAGGTGGGCCTGTATCTTTCGCCGCCGGACTGGTATTTTGACCGCCAGGTGATGAGCTTCAACTACTACACGGCCTCCATGGATCCCGGTAAACCCCGGCCGAATGCCGCAGGGCATCCCTGGTTTGACCAGCGCCATCAACCCATCGCGCCCCCGTTGCGCACGCCGGCGCACGAGGCCCGGCTCCGGGCCATGTTCCATGGCCGCGTGGAAGAACTGCTCACCCGCTATGGCCGGATTGATTTGCTCTGGTTTGATGGCGGCACGCATGACAATACCATCCGCGACCGGGCCCGGGAGCTTCAACCCCACATTGTGATCAACAGCCGCAGTTGCGATGGGGATTATGATTGCACGGAGTGTGCGCTACCGACCCAGCGGTTCACCGGCTGGTTTGAAACCTGCCACTGCTGGCAGGCCTCGGGAATTCCGAACCAAGCGGGCACCGGCACCGTCGATGTGTGGGGTTATCTCAAGGCCGAGCAATACAAGTCCACCGCCTGGATGATTGACACGCTGGTGCGCCTGCGCCAGTGGGGTGGGAACCTTCTGATCAATGTCAGCCCGCGTCCCGATGGCGAACTGCCGGAGGTGGTCTACCAGCGCCTGGCAGAAACCGCCGAGTGGATGTGCCACAATCCGAAGGCGGTCATCGGCACGGAGGTGCTTTTGACGTCTGATTCAACCGAACCCGTAAAGGAATCCCCGCTATGA
- a CDS encoding chitobiase/beta-hexosaminidase C-terminal domain-containing protein, whose protein sequence is MKIVGRRIFGVMGLVSLFATVSYGQNVLSATTPAPAAVPGSAGAQKKEYTPADEEAARACLDLLVTDEAGLRDTNLGRRSKDYVEIAALARAGRSAEAMERFALYFTSKLRYPSRFGISPEDLSPYRGWGLDQNPATPGEIAAADKLLAGTMTIDGKEVVIGPPGSVDWGYPWGASNPMPAGKEPASALFLANGFSPLVRAFVATHDQRYLDRWAAYMDDWSTRCTYFDKIHPCLVSDAGHNGALLTFRMLAAIATALPENQPVLPPTVLAHLLKRELNRTFLPMAYIRSNTHNWTPTTELLLQAMIFDESRLAPLWLRENRRRNLEDVAATQNLRDGTENQQDPWYSAVMYTEAVSSALRLLVARESLPIWQEYPDLAALRQDARWKNEIQEHLEERAHYLMNILTPQGEMPIPIRGGFKQGVNPPLNSLAPATYKNLENQAVQAARKDPAAGLRPRHNADWFPYSGFNIVREGWEKNSGHGDLFCSPVPGAYGAFRSRSNNNNFGLGAFGQDLLVDDATGHYMYPSSPITVDGRQQFFHAGLYKVSGLSAHKVFQVSAWTEPSPFRWHASDHFNLMEGVYAGPWGNLKDANVVNSKYGPDASGQGTITLSQTLRGITHQRQAMYVRGDKVWIITDRMLGNGSHTYEQNWLLPLRPTQEMLDQKKIPIGENALIAFAKDQIRIDAAAKRIITQADVVPGKLEKKANLSLYQFTTANLAYNTENTPPAFVYGLYYTYGWQRIGVKWQGEGPQQVVTLIVPRAPGQAAPQDLKSIEPLTSGSAGQGFAAVTSDGQNVRYLASTKADDELTIGAVKIRGEALLLAGDRGMALGCSSFSLAGKKQPLPATDFEFTLNTDHRSLLTSFIPIYRPIDPVTIGPERNVFADSVEVTLASKTPGVEIRYTLDGSDPTPLSPLYSAPVKLLQSTVVKARAYRPGVKENPLELSGTQATVPSMAVFDKAKLAAPSNIGKVSPGLAFRYFEDDWRTLWSGVDRLQPKATGNVGNLWDLNLVPADNPPVAATAAAPRARYYAVEYSGYLNIPEDGVYTLHAPREFVYPDVQSGYELKVVLGNRMDSGPWASGRVVGTQEWYPSTRLHALGNWSVALKKGLQPFKVIWCDFRTDAAQRLNLPGLKDYVWTGVTPDLRLSGPGLDHQPIPAAWMCH, encoded by the coding sequence ATGAAGATAGTCGGAAGAAGAATCTTTGGAGTGATGGGGCTGGTTTCGTTGTTTGCAACGGTCTCCTATGGGCAGAACGTGTTGTCCGCGACCACACCAGCTCCGGCTGCGGTGCCCGGAAGCGCGGGCGCACAAAAGAAGGAATACACGCCGGCGGATGAGGAGGCGGCTCGCGCCTGTCTGGACCTGCTTGTGACCGACGAAGCCGGACTGCGCGACACCAATTTGGGACGGCGGAGTAAGGACTACGTCGAAATCGCCGCGCTGGCCCGCGCCGGCCGCTCGGCCGAGGCCATGGAACGTTTCGCGCTCTACTTCACCAGCAAGCTCCGCTATCCATCCCGCTTCGGCATCAGTCCTGAAGATCTGAGCCCTTATAGAGGATGGGGTTTGGATCAAAACCCGGCCACACCGGGCGAGATCGCCGCCGCGGATAAATTGCTTGCCGGCACGATGACCATCGACGGCAAAGAGGTGGTTATTGGCCCGCCGGGGTCAGTTGATTGGGGTTATCCCTGGGGCGCGAGCAATCCCATGCCCGCCGGCAAGGAACCCGCCAGTGCGCTATTTCTGGCAAACGGTTTCAGCCCCTTGGTGCGGGCCTTTGTGGCGACGCATGACCAGCGGTATCTCGATCGCTGGGCCGCCTATATGGACGACTGGTCCACCCGCTGCACCTATTTCGATAAGATTCATCCCTGCCTGGTCTCCGATGCCGGCCATAATGGGGCTCTCCTCACCTTTCGCATGCTCGCCGCCATCGCGACGGCCCTACCCGAAAATCAGCCGGTGTTGCCGCCGACCGTGCTGGCGCATCTGCTCAAACGTGAGCTGAATCGGACCTTCCTTCCCATGGCCTATATTCGATCCAATACCCATAACTGGACCCCGACGACAGAGCTGTTGCTGCAGGCGATGATCTTTGATGAATCGCGTCTGGCTCCACTGTGGCTGCGCGAAAACCGCCGCCGGAACCTCGAAGACGTTGCCGCCACACAGAACCTGCGCGACGGGACGGAAAACCAGCAGGACCCGTGGTATAGCGCCGTGATGTATACGGAGGCAGTCTCCAGCGCCCTGCGGTTGCTCGTGGCGCGAGAAAGCCTGCCGATCTGGCAGGAGTATCCCGATCTCGCGGCCCTTCGCCAGGACGCACGATGGAAGAATGAAATTCAGGAGCATCTTGAGGAACGCGCCCATTATCTGATGAATATCCTCACTCCCCAGGGGGAAATGCCGATTCCCATCCGCGGCGGCTTTAAACAGGGCGTCAACCCGCCGTTAAACTCCTTGGCGCCCGCGACCTACAAAAACCTGGAGAACCAGGCCGTACAAGCCGCGCGGAAGGATCCCGCCGCGGGCCTGCGCCCCCGGCACAACGCGGATTGGTTCCCTTACTCCGGCTTCAACATCGTCCGCGAGGGCTGGGAGAAAAATAGCGGGCATGGCGACTTGTTCTGCTCGCCGGTGCCCGGTGCCTACGGTGCCTTCCGCAGCCGCAGCAATAACAACAACTTCGGTCTGGGCGCGTTCGGGCAGGACCTGCTCGTGGACGATGCCACCGGCCACTACATGTATCCCTCCAGCCCCATCACTGTCGATGGTCGGCAGCAGTTTTTTCATGCGGGCCTCTACAAGGTTTCCGGTCTCTCGGCCCACAAGGTCTTTCAGGTCAGCGCCTGGACGGAGCCGTCGCCCTTTCGCTGGCATGCCTCCGATCATTTCAATCTGATGGAAGGCGTGTACGCCGGACCGTGGGGGAATCTCAAGGATGCCAATGTCGTCAACTCCAAGTACGGGCCCGACGCCAGCGGGCAGGGTACTATCACGCTCAGTCAGACCCTGCGAGGCATTACTCACCAGCGTCAAGCCATGTATGTGCGCGGTGACAAGGTCTGGATTATCACCGACCGCATGCTGGGCAACGGCAGCCACACCTATGAGCAGAACTGGTTGCTGCCCCTGCGACCCACGCAGGAGATGCTCGACCAGAAGAAGATTCCCATCGGAGAGAACGCACTGATTGCGTTTGCCAAGGATCAGATTCGCATTGATGCCGCCGCCAAGCGCATCATCACGCAGGCCGATGTGGTGCCGGGCAAGCTTGAGAAAAAAGCCAATCTCTCGCTCTACCAGTTCACCACCGCGAACTTGGCCTACAACACCGAGAACACGCCGCCGGCGTTTGTTTATGGCCTCTACTATACATACGGCTGGCAGCGTATCGGCGTGAAATGGCAGGGCGAAGGCCCGCAGCAGGTCGTCACCCTGATCGTGCCCCGCGCTCCCGGCCAGGCCGCACCGCAGGATCTCAAATCGATTGAACCGTTAACAAGCGGCAGCGCCGGACAGGGGTTTGCCGCCGTGACCTCGGACGGCCAGAACGTGCGCTATCTGGCCTCGACCAAGGCCGACGATGAGCTGACCATCGGCGCGGTCAAGATTCGCGGCGAAGCCTTGCTGCTTGCAGGTGATCGCGGCATGGCCCTGGGATGCTCCTCCTTTTCGCTCGCGGGCAAGAAGCAGCCCCTGCCTGCGACGGATTTTGAATTTACACTGAACACTGATCACCGGTCACTGCTCACTTCTTTTATCCCCATCTACCGCCCCATCGACCCGGTCACCATTGGTCCAGAACGCAATGTCTTTGCGGACTCCGTTGAGGTGACCCTGGCCAGCAAGACCCCGGGCGTGGAGATCCGCTACACCCTCGATGGCAGTGATCCCACACCGCTCTCGCCGCTGTATTCAGCCCCGGTGAAGCTGCTGCAGAGCACGGTGGTCAAGGCTCGTGCGTATCGCCCGGGAGTAAAGGAAAACCCGTTGGAGCTCAGCGGCACCCAGGCCACGGTTCCCAGCATGGCTGTGTTTGATAAGGCCAAGCTGGCGGCGCCTTCCAACATCGGCAAGGTGTCGCCGGGGCTGGCCTTCCGGTATTTCGAGGACGATTGGCGCACGCTCTGGAGCGGCGTCGACCGCCTGCAACCCAAGGCGACAGGGAACGTCGGGAACTTGTGGGATCTGAATCTCGTGCCGGCGGACAACCCGCCAGTTGCCGCCACTGCCGCCGCCCCGCGCGCCAGGTATTATGCCGTGGAATACAGCGGTTACCTCAATATCCCTGAAGACGGTGTGTATACCCTCCATGCGCCACGTGAGTTCGTCTATCCCGATGTGCAGTCCGGCTACGAGCTGAAGGTGGTCTTGGGCAATCGCATGGATTCCGGGCCATGGGCCTCCGGGCGCGTGGTGGGCACGCAGGAATGGTATCCTTCCACGCGGTTGCACGCCTTGGGCAACTGGAGCGTCGCGCTCAAGAAAGGCCTCCAACCATTCAAGGTGATCTGGTGCGATTTCCGCACCGACGCCGCCCAGCGGCTGAACCTGCCGGGCCTCAAGGATTATGTCTGGACCGGGGTCACGCCGGACCTGCGCCTCTCAGGACCGGGCCTGGACCACCAGCCGATACCCGCGGCATGGATGTGCCATTGA